The following coding sequences lie in one Apium graveolens cultivar Ventura chromosome 1, ASM990537v1, whole genome shotgun sequence genomic window:
- the LOC141660485 gene encoding uncharacterized protein LOC141660485 encodes MLHQQQLQNPPQVIPTITFKQFQAVNPPEFEGSADPTKVGIWLKDIEKAFALVKVEEDQKTEFPCYFLKGEDNYWWESKRALEGTHIMAWDRFTELCLEKYFPCYMKNQMELKFLELKKGSLSVAEYETNFIELSRFVPEQVDTEENRAKRFQQGLKSWIQSGVAIFKLTRYTSIIGKL; translated from the coding sequence ATGTTGCATCAACAACAACTTCAAAATCCACCACAAGTTATACCCACTATTACCTTCAAGCAGTTTCAGGCAGTAAATCCACCAGAGTTCGAAGGTTCCGCAGATCCTACTAAAGTCGGGATATGGTTAAAGGATATTGAGAAAGCATTTGCATTAGTGAAAGTTGAGGAAGATCAAAAGACTGAATTTCCATGTTACTTTCTAAAAGGAGAAGataattattggtgggaatcaaagaGGGCTTTAGAAGGTACTCATATTATGGCATGGGATAGGTTTACCGAGTTATgtttggagaagtattttccatgctatatgaagaaccagatggagtTAAAGTTTCTAGAGTTAAAGAAAGGAAGCCTGTCAGTGGCAGAGTATGAGACAAACTTTATTGAGTTGTCTAGGTTTGTGCCAGAGCAGGTAGACACGGAAGAAAATCGGGCGAAGAGATTTCAACAGGGGTTGAAGTCATGGATTCAAAGCGGAGTAGCAATTTTTAAATTGACAAGATATACATCCATCATCGGAAAGCTATGA